From the genome of Bacteroidota bacterium:
CTGTGTAATCATTTTCGGATTTTCAACTGCCTTTGGTTTATTTTTCTGCTTTTTGCAAAAGTACCGATTGCTGTTCGGATAATTTATTTTTTTCATCGTAAAAAGTTTTTATTCCTCGTTGCTTCTTTTCATTATTTCTTTTCTTTTCTCGTGCAGAAATTTCAGCCACTCTTTTATATCAGCAGCATTTGAATTGTTCGGCTCTTTCATTTGCTTTTGCAATTTTCCTTCTATGTCGCTTATTTGTTTTTCTATGGTTTCTAAAAGTGAATGGTTGCTCATGTTCACTTATACTCTGCAAGCGTCAAAAAAGTTTCATTTCAATAATTGCCACGGCTCAACTCCAAGATGTCTGCTCAGGATTCCGAGCGTGGTCAGCGTCATATCGTATTTGCCGGATTCGCATCTTGAAATTTTAATTCCGGTTTTGTCTTCCAGTTGTTCCTGCGTAATGCCGTTTGCTTTACGCACCATTCTTATTCGCTTTGCCGCGTAAGCAATAAGTTTTCCGTCTTTGCGCTGCTTGCTTTTTTTTCTGCTGTGTCCGTTTGCCATTAAGAGCCGTGATGTAAAGTTAATTCATGCTGCGTAAAATTGTCAGCACGAATTCGTTGGTGAAAATCAGTTGTTGATTATTATTTTTTTCACAATGCTTTTTGCTTCTTCATTCACCTTCAGAAAATAAATTCCGTTGGGAACATCGAGATTAATGATTAGTGATTTTTGATTAATGATTTTTTCTGAATACACTTTCCCTCCAAGTACATTATAAATCTCCAACTCTGAATTTATAAATCTTAAATCATTAATCGTTACTCTTAAATTGCCTTTACACGGATTCGGATAAATTGAAAGTCGTAATTCATCATTCGTAAATTCATTCACTGCTGCATTGAGCGGGCAAAGAGAAATAGTGGGAATGAAAGTAGTGTCAAGCCGTTTTATCCAGAAGAAAACGGTATCGTTAATGTAACCGGATTTTTCAGCGATAAGCCAATATTGAGTGGAGTCGGTTGTTCGGTTTCCTGCCCACAAACCAAATTGATAATTTCCATTTGAATCGGTTTTTTGTCTGCTTCGGAACAGCGTATCGCCCGAAACTCTTCCCTTGCAATACACGCGGAGAAAAACATCGCTTAGCGGATTTCCGCTGGAGCAATCCAGAATTTTTCCTTCTCCCATTCCGAGAAAAGGATAATACAGCGAGTCAAGATTCGGTATAAATGAATACTGATTCCAGATGCTCAATGAAGTGTGCGGTTTCACTAACCAATATCCCTGAAACAATTGAATGCCGTTAATGTCTCCGTCATCATAGCGGTTCAAGCCATGCTGCAGCATATATTGAAACGAAGCGGGAGACGCCCAACTATAACTTGGTCCTGCTCCCCAATCCACATAAATGCCGATATGAATTTCCTTGCCGGGAAAATTTACCCGCAGTTGATTGATGTAAGTATCGGTGCTGGTGTAAACGGAAGATTGATTTCCATAATGCCAGAGGGAAATTCCGTCAATCACCGGCATCCACGAGGGTTGAATGGTGGTGCTGTATTTGACAACAAACAATTTATTATACGGAGTGTGCGCAATGCTGTCGCTGTGAACATTTCCGTTTGCATCCACATATTTTCCCCGTAACGCATCGCGCACTTTATGCGCCATTGAAGTGTCGCCCGGAAAATCATCAATGTATCCTCCGCAAATTCCTCCGTAAAGTTGAGAGAGGCGCGAAAACCGCTGCCCCGCCTGAATTTCCCCGCTTCCGCTTTGCGGATAAGGAGAGTAAAGCGCGGTGTCGGCTGGCGTGTTAAGAACGCCACCTTCCGATGGCGGAACAATAATTCCGAAAGCGCGGTTTGTTTTCCATTGCGCGCAGGAATCTATTTCCTGAAGAAAAGATAATCCGTTATCGCCATTCCAGTTTCCGATTCCTAATTCACCAAACTTGAATTCATCCTGAATGGGAAGAGAATCGGTGCCGCTTGTGTTGTTGTAACAATATCCTGCCGCCATCCGGTAAACTTGCAAGGGTCCTTGAATTTTCGGAACGCTTTGGGAAAAACAGCAGGCAGCAGACAACAGACAACAGACAATTAAAAGCCGAGTCCGGAATAAAATGGCGATAGAATGTTTTGCGTAAAGTTTTTGCATTGAAGGAATTTTAATTTAATTTGATAAGAGCATAATTTTTTTCATGCCTGTTTTTATGCCTTCTGATATTTTCAGCATGTATAATCCGTTTTCAACTTTCGGCACAATGGTTTGCTGCTCCCGGTTCATTGTGGTGGAAAAAACAACTTGCCCCAGTTCATTGAGCAGTTCAATTTTTGCGTTTGTTATTCCTGAACACTGAACATTTATTTCTCCGTCAAGCGATGGATTTGGGAAAACGGTGAATCGTAATTTATTATCCGAAATTTCGTTTACACCAGAAGCAAACAAAAGATTCTTGTAGTAAATAATTTGTGAGTGCATAAAGAAAAACGGCTGCGTGTGCCCGTTGGTGTAAGCGCAACCGCTTCCGTAAGTTGAGTAATAAGGATTGCAATTATTGGCAACATTACTTGCACAACTGCTGTCATCGGGACTGCAAAAGTTATGATATTGCTGAGGCCAGTACTCAATCCAGATAGTATTTCCTTTCGGAGCATATTGCGTGATGTCCACTTTCCACGGATTTGTTTGCGAGCCGGGACACCATCCGGCACGGTTGTATTGCCATGTTCCGCTCTGCGGGCTGCAGGGATTGGAACCGCAATCTGAACGCCACAAAGTATTATTGAAAGTGTAGTTGGAATCTATACGCAGCGAGTGAAGTTTGCTGCAGAACTCTCCGCAGTTATCCGTGTTGAATTCTCCGTGACCGCTCATGTTCACATTCACTTTCACTGAATCGGCACCTGCATCAATCGTAATTTGTTTTGGTGCAATGGAGTCGGAAATTT
Proteins encoded in this window:
- a CDS encoding T9SS type A sorting domain-containing protein — its product is MQKLYAKHSIAILFRTRLLIVCCLLSAACCFSQSVPKIQGPLQVYRMAAGYCYNNTSGTDSLPIQDEFKFGELGIGNWNGDNGLSFLQEIDSCAQWKTNRAFGIIVPPSEGGVLNTPADTALYSPYPQSGSGEIQAGQRFSRLSQLYGGICGGYIDDFPGDTSMAHKVRDALRGKYVDANGNVHSDSIAHTPYNKLFVVKYSTTIQPSWMPVIDGISLWHYGNQSSVYTSTDTYINQLRVNFPGKEIHIGIYVDWGAGPSYSWASPASFQYMLQHGLNRYDDGDINGIQLFQGYWLVKPHTSLSIWNQYSFIPNLDSLYYPFLGMGEGKILDCSSGNPLSDVFLRVYCKGRVSGDTLFRSRQKTDSNGNYQFGLWAGNRTTDSTQYWLIAEKSGYINDTVFFWIKRLDTTFIPTISLCPLNAAVNEFTNDELRLSIYPNPCKGNLRVTINDLRFINSELEIYNVLGGKVYSEKIINQKSLIINLDVPNGIYFLKVNEEAKSIVKKIIINN
- a CDS encoding T9SS type A sorting domain-containing protein → MKKLYALSFSLFLAANCLSPTISFAGVIGNDTTITINQIPLINGTMSSTVTVIFPDTNFKYEQILLHYSLTMPSAGWDPYDRIGDVTSTKNGQSVEIARIMTPFSKACGWTVDVTDFRPVLAGSIDLSPFILYYVTSGSQKGYLVNISFDFKGGNPKKEAYKIQNLWDNNVLNDRWEYGCYIHKISDSIAPKQITIDAGADSVKVNVNMSGHGEFNTDNCGEFCSKLHSLRIDSNYTFNNTLWRSDCGSNPCSPQSGTWQYNRAGWCPGSQTNPWKVDITQYAPKGNTIWIEYWPQQYHNFCSPDDSSCASNVANNCNPYYSTYGSGCAYTNGHTQPFFFMHSQIIYYKNLLFASGVNEISDNKLRFTVFPNPSLDGEINVQCSGITNAKIELLNELGQVVFSTTMNREQQTIVPKVENGLYMLKISEGIKTGMKKIMLLSN
- a CDS encoding helix-turn-helix transcriptional regulator; this translates as MANGHSRKKSKQRKDGKLIAYAAKRIRMVRKANGITQEQLEDKTGIKISRCESGKYDMTLTTLGILSRHLGVEPWQLLK